In Nicotiana tabacum cultivar K326 chromosome 21, ASM71507v2, whole genome shotgun sequence, one DNA window encodes the following:
- the LOC107766567 gene encoding ribulose bisphosphate carboxylase small subunit, chloroplastic yields the protein MASSVLSSAAVATRSNVAQANMVAPFTGLKSAASFPVSRKQNLDITSIASNGGRVQCMQVWPPINKKKYETLSYLPDLSQEQLLSEVEYLLKNGWVPCLEFETEHGFVYRENNKSPGYYDGRYWTMWKLPMFGCTDATQVLAEVEEAKKAYPQAWIRIIGFDNVRQVQCISFIAYKPEGY from the exons ATGGCTTCCTCAGTTCTTTCCTCTGCAGCAGTTGCCACCCGCAGCAATGTTGCTCAAGCTAACATGGTTGCACCTTTCACTGGCCTTAAGTCAGCTGCCTCATTCCCTGTTTCAAGGAAGCAAAACCTTGACATCACTTCCATTGCCAGCAACGGCGGAAGAGTGCAATGCATGCAG GTGTGGCCACCAATTAACAAGAAGAAGTACGAGACTCTCTCATACCTTCCTGATTTGAGCCAGGAGCAATTGCTTAGTGAAGTTGAGTACCTTTTGAAAAATGGATGGGTTCCTTGCTTGGAATTCGAGACTGAG CACGGATTTGTCTACCGTGAAAACAACAAGTCACCAGGATACTATGATGGCAG ATACTGGACCATGTGGAAGCTACCTATGTTCGGATGCACTGATGCCACCCAAGTGTTGGCTGAGGTGGAAGAGGCGAAGAAGGCATACCCACAGGCCTGGATCCGTATCATTGGATTCGACAACGTGCGTCAAGTGCAGTGCATCAGTTTCATTGCCTACAAGCCAGAAGGCTACTAA
- the LOC107766568 gene encoding uncharacterized protein LOC107766568 yields the protein MGSLICPKPRRLGDTISHSNCLPLRNKADAFVSKSGAELTDLILKEDGIAATQYTSDLSSSPPFFSGSPPCRAMNPLIHDARFTNEKQSCFSSSPSTSTSASSSPSTICKGRCSMARLGQTQSPNRVEGFDCQNSHMAAMA from the exons ATGGGTTCGCTCATTTGTCCCAAACCTCGTCGTCTTGGGGATACCATTAGCCATTCGAACTGCCTTCCCTTGAG AAATAAAGCTGATGCCTTTGTTTCAAAAAGTGGAGCAGAACTTACTGATCTCATTCTCAAAGAG GATGGCATAGCTGCAACACAATACACATCTGATTTGTCGTCATCCCCTCCTTTCTTCTCTGGTTCACCGCCTTGTAGGGCTATGAATCCATTAATCCATGATGCTCGCTTTACAAATGAAAAACAATCCTGTTTTTCATCATCACCAAGTACATCTActtcagcttcatcttctccatcAACAATTTGTAAAGGAAGGTGTTCAATGGCAAGACTTGGGCAAACTCAATCACCAAATAGAGTAGAGGGTTTTGACTGCCAAAACTCCCACATGGCTGCTATGGCTTAA
- the LOC107766566 gene encoding protein ABA DEFICIENT 4, chloroplastic-like: FLLLTFLKFLDEYFHPFKHGLLFLFLPLFDLTQVGGLGTKLSTGWSFLGGSRIVIRPNVTRNLLQRKSSMVSALWSESSQIATNVFPLGTLAVLPFYFFMVVAPKAALAQKVMESSIPYIVLGLLYVYLVYLSWTPDTMQLLFPNKYLLPELDGIAEMFSRVMTLASAWIHLLAVDLFAARQIYHDGLENDIETRHSVTLCLMSCPIGIVSHFITKALFSRRDR; encoded by the exons TTCTTGTTATTGACTTTCTTAAAATTCTTGGATGAGTATTTCCACCCCTTCAAGCATGGCCTTCTCTTCTTGTTTTTGCCACTTTTTGATCTCACACAAG TTGGGGGATTGGGAACCAAGCTAAGCACTGGATGGAGTTTTCTGGGAGGATCAAGAATCGTTATTCGTCCAAATGTTACAAGAAATCTTCTGCAAAGAAAGAGCTCAATGGTGTCTGCCTTGT GGTCGGAAAGCTCTCAAATTGCTACTAATGTATTCCCATTGGGAACATTAGCAGTTCTTCCCTTTTATTTCTTCATGGTTGTGGCACCTAAAGCTGCACTT GCCCAAAAAGTGATGGAGAGCAGCATACCTTATATTGTGCTTGGACTTCTTTATGTATATCTCGTGTACCTCTCATGGACACCAGATACAATGCAGCTATTATTTCCTAATAAATATTTGCTTCCAGAG CTGGATGGTATTGCTGAGATGTTCTCCAGAGTGATGACTTTAGCTTCTGCATGGATTCACCTCTTGGCTGTAGATCTTTTTGCTGCTAG GCAGATTTATCATGATGGATTGGAGAATGATATCGAAACGCGCCATTCCGTGACATTGTGCTTGATGTCTTGCCCTATTGGAATTGTTTCGCATTTCATCACCAAAGCTCTATTCAGTAGACGTGACAGATAA